A genome region from Babesia bigemina genome assembly Bbig001, chromosome : I includes the following:
- a CDS encoding Ser/Thr protein kinase, putative yields the protein MPREHPAQVADGEICLETPRADCRRESTYSAPLLDLAGRSSLHSYGFTIDDFDIGGIVGDGAHGQVFLARERRTGFICVIKCISKALLVQSKQEAIFKREIELHSHLRHPNIVSIYTWFDTESMVCIVLEYCFHGDLYTHLHQHKRLPEQRVAEILFEVTWAIRTCHDKHIAHLDIKPENILLDHNFSCKLADFGLSAHVGNGKGSISHMRGTYDYWSPEQAACKHNNRGKFGDFNHKSDIWALGVLAFELFFGFPPFGSTTQEPVNCVLERVQTHEWYRILVERHGRSRINEASPAFIRFCNMCFEKDAGRRADAATVLEHQWLRSRNAERYHSNMFVNQVRSYAAEYAGSV from the exons ATGCCGCGAGAGCATCCAGCGCAAGTTGCCGATGGTGAGATTTGCCTGGAGACCCCGCGCGCGGACTGTCGCCGGGAAAGCACCTACAGCGCTCCGCTCCTGGACCTCGCCGGCCGCAGCTCGCTGCATTCCTATGGCTTCACCATCGACGACTTCGACATCGGTGGAATAGTG GGCGATGGAGCGCACGGGCAGGTCTTCCTGGCACGGGAGAGACGCACTGGGTTCATATGTGTGATCAAGTGTATCTCCAAAGCGCTGCTCGTGCA GAGCAAACAGGAGGCCATCTTCAAGCGCGAAATAGAGCTGCACAGCCACCTGAGGCACCCCAATATCGTAAG CATATACACGTGGTTCGACACGGAGTCTATGGTCTGCATCGTGCTCGAGTACTGCTTCCACGGCGACCTCTACACCCACCTGCACCAGCACAAGAGGCTCCCAGAGCAGCGGGTGGCTGAGATTTTGTTCGAGGTCACGTGGGCCATTCGGACCTGCCACGACAAGCACATCGCGCACCTGGACATCAAGCCGGAAAACATTTTGCTGGACCACAACTTCAGCTGCAAGCTGGCCGACTTCGGCCTGTCGGCGCACGTCGGCAACGGCAAGGGCTCCATCAGCCACATGAGGGGCACCTACGACTACTGGTCGCCGGAGCAGGCCGCATGCAAGCACAATAACAGGGGCAAATTCGGAGACTTCAACCACAAAAGCGACATCTGGGCGCTGGGGGTGTTGGCGTTCGAGCTGTTCTTCGGGTTCCCGCCCTTCGGCTCGACGACCCAGGAGCCCGTCAACTGTGTGTTGGAGCGCGTACAAACGCACGAGTGGTACCGCATCCTGGTGGAGAGGCACGGGCGTAGCCGTATAAACGAGGCGAGCCCCGCGTTCATACGGTTCTGCAACATGTGCTTCGAAAAGGATGCGGGGAGGCGGGCGGACGCCGCCACCGTGCTGGAGCACCAGTGGCTGCGCTCGCGCAACGCCGAGCGCTACCACTCCAATATGTTCGTGAACCAAGTGCGCAGCTACGCCGCCGAGTATGCCGGATCGGTGTAA
- a CDS encoding cyclin dependent kinase binding protein, putative, translating to MRRQSNHIDDYSLTEFQELLTDLRFTSLKTANLSTNVAVAFLTGIPHVSRRTCDSSLSRMPTYNDSYVPGTPYESYPLDQDRIIELEEERIERQYTVDGDEGRSFRRSNSDGHQQEEELGVSKTRMRLMRWQSHIANMWRRYRDRRSDILAAPDNHHMGLENRETQRRKKFYISYAELIIPSQDTYNPNFMNIPLHYGIVKARACGNASPGNSDVFDAPEVLSVEISDFAEINSRFRLDNEWLHPTLSLTKLSRIKLTMFLAPRFVHHLDPSTVFSAWILFERLVIKGVVTKQNRRLYAATCLVIAYKFNQDGEHTAVNDVIAYLCRDRSITPTAIFASEMKVFTQLEFSLKQSYSGMRRHVQHYLELNHITFMDLYETSESTYLSLEGPQ from the exons ATGCGTCGCCAATCCAACCACATCGACGACTATTCGCTCACCGAATTCCAGGAGTTGCTGACGGATCTGCGGTTCACATCGCTGAAGACCGCGAACCTGTCGACCAATGTCGCTGTGGCCTTCCTGACTGGGATTCCGCACGTCTCTCGCAGGACGTGTGATTCGAGCCTATCGCGAATGCCGACGTACAACGACAGCTATGTTCCGGGGACTCCGTATGAGAGCTACCCACTCGACCAGGACCGCATCATCGAGCTCGAGGAGGAGCGTATCGAGCGCCAGTACACCGTCGATGGGGACGAGGGCAGGAGCTTCCGTCGCAGCAACAGCGACGGGCACCAgcaggaggaggagctTGGCGTGTCGAAGACCCGGATGCGGTTGATGCGCTGGCAGTCGCACATCGCCAACATGTGGCGCCGTTACCGCGACCGGCGGTCGGACATCCTGGCGGCGCCTGACAACCACCACATGGGCCTCGAGAACCGGGAGACGCAGCGACGCAAGAAGTTCTACATCAGCTACGCGGAGCTCATCATCCCCAGCCAGGACACCTACAACCCGAACTTCATGAACATCCCGCTGCACTACGGCATTGTCAAGGCCAGAGCGTGCGGCAACGCGAGCCCTGGCAACTCCGATGTGTTCGACGCTCCGGAGGTCTTGTCTGTTGAGATTTCGGACTTCGCGGAGATCAACTCGCGTTTCCGCTTGGACAACGAGTGGCTGCACCCGACGCTATCGCTCACCAAGCTCAGCCGCATCAAACTCACAATGTTCCTCGCTCCTCGCTTCGTGCACCATCTGGACCCGTCCACGGTATTTTCCGCGTGGATCCTGTTCGAACG GCTGGTGATAAAGGGCGTCGTCACTAAGCAGAACCGCAGGCTGTACGCCGCCACGTGCCTCGTCATCGCCTACAAGTTCAACCAGGATGGTGAGCACACCGCGGTCAACGATGTCATAGCCTACCTGTGCCGCGACCGTTCCATCACGCCCACCGCCATCTTCGCGTCGGAGATGAAGGTGTTCACGCAACTCGAGTTCTCCCTCAAGCAGAGCTACAGCGGCATGCGCCGTCATGTACAACACTATCTGGAGTTAAACCACATCACGTTCATGGACCTGTACGAGACGTCGGAGTCGACGTACTTGAGCCTCGAGGGCCCCCAGTAA
- a CDS encoding 50S ribosomal subunit L24, putative has translation MQLYIQSFLSYRRLPCSWLLPGGSPVPGYCRANSTYRRVPLPLGGITGSVYNTLPYSNDADCSGEVVGGAWALIQRRGPKIVKPRDTIRFWKIRVGDKVTVISGKEKGKSGEVLACDKLRNQVKVKGCNMVGVTTVSDNTTQRRLVVDGQVAHIEKKIHYSNVQLVDPLLNCATRVAIRFSGSNEPLRVSKKSGYVIPWPEEKPDEEKGTAGERRIHSAAQKSSRARRTPRLRLLWSARTTTKRTCSP, from the exons ATGCAGCTGTATATACAGAGCTTCCTTTCGTATAGGCGCTTGCCATGTAGTTGGCTGCTGCCAGGCGGGTCGCCGGTTCCCGGGTACTGCCGGGCAAACAGCACCTATCGCAGAGTGCCGCTGCCACTTGGAGGCATTACTGGCAGCGTATacaacacgttgccgtaTAGCAACGATGCTGATTGCTCGGGAGAGGTGGTCGGAGGCGCGTGGGCGCTCATTCAGCGTCGCGGACCCAAAATTGTAAAGCCACGAGACACCATACGCTTCTGGAAGATACGAGTGGGCGACAAG GTTACCGTGATAAGCGGCAAGGAGAAAGGGAAGTCGGGGGAGGTGCTAGCATGCGACAAGTTGCGTAACCAGGTAAAGGTGAAGGGATGCAACATGGTGGGCGTTACGACGGTCTCTGATAACACGACTCAGAGGAGGCTGGTAGTGGACGGTCAAGTGGCGCACATCGAGAAGAAGATCCACTACTCCAACGTACAGCTCGTGGATCCGTTGCTGAA CTGCGCGACCAGGGTGGCCATCAGGTTCAGCGGAAGCAACGAGCCAT TGCGCGTTTCCAAGAAGTCGGGGTATGTCATCCCCTGGCCTGAAGAG AAACCCGACGAAGAAAAAGGTACCGCTGGTGAACGCCGCATTCATAGCGCCGCGCAGAAATCATCGAGGGCGAGAAGGACACCGCGCCTGAGGTTGCTCTGGAGCGCACGTACAACTACGAAGCG GACGTGCAGTCCATGA
- a CDS encoding membrane protein, putative — translation MLGTACVYTLFALLAAHVAQKTSCEIANAANSAAEVHRTVSGDPKSEKAADPETEIRDIIHDTALKKELSEAGEKVAKSAEVVDESRKSLDNITKEREDISKAIGHAKVDRANELRERKRELLKKIAAIGKTLRLEHDARYPHLAGQPIVLVAKNEDDTKRAASTLAHIEGLRDAINQIRSPCSSLERVRSAAMDTSKQNRHNRFVIVQKTLDSMSAEERLHYDRNMIEHYEGIIREIEDSIAKADEEIAASWQNYKQ, via the exons ATGCTAGGCACTGCCTGCGTCTACACACTCTTCGCACTGTTGGCGGCACACGTAGCACAGAAAACCAGCTGCGAAATCGCCAACGCAGCGAACAGTGCAGCCGAAGTCCACCGCACAGTTTCTGGAGACCCCAAGTCGGAGAAGGCAGCCGATCCTGAAACCGAGATTCGCGACATCATCCACGACACCGCCCTGAAGAAGGAGCtttctgaggcaggcgagAAGGTTGCAAAAAGCGCCGAAGTCGTTGACGAGTCGCGCAAAAGCCTCGACAACATCACTAA GGAACGGGAAGACATAAGCAAGGCAATAGGTCACGCCAAAGTAGACAGGGCCAACGAGTTGCGCGAAAGGAAGCGCGAACTGCTGAAAAAGATTGCTGCAATAGGCAAGACGTTGCGGTTGGAACATGACGCGAGGTACCCTC aTCTGGCCGGGCAGCCAATCGTCCTCGTCGCGAAGAACGAGGACGACACCAAGCGCGCAGCCAGCACACTCGCTCACATTGAAG GTTTGAGGgacgccatcaaccagATTCGCTCTCCCTGCTCAAGCCTGGAACGGGTCCGCTCCGCCGCCATGGACACCTCTAA GCAGAACAGACACAACCGCTTCGTCATTGTCCAGAAAACTTTGGATTCCATGTCAGCTGAGGAGCGTCTTCACTACG ATCGCAACATGATAGAACACTACGAGGGCATCATTCGCGAGATAGAAGACAGCATAGCCAAAGCCGACGAGGAGATCGCTGCCTCGTGGCAGAACTACAAACAATGA